Proteins encoded together in one Lachnospiraceae bacterium JLR.KK008 window:
- a CDS encoding exodeoxyribonuclease III, translated as MKLISWNVNGLRACEGKGFSDFVRTQQPDILCVQETKLQQGQIELDLPEYEMYWNYAEKKGYSGTALFTKIKPTTVSYGIGVAEHDREGRVITAEYENFYMVTVYTPNSQSELARLSYRMEWEDAFFAYLKRLEEKKPVVFCGDLNVAHQEIDLKNPRTNRRNAGFTDEEREKFGNLLAGGFIDTFRYFYPHQENSYSWWSYRFRAREKNAGWRIDYFLVSDVLRDRLEDALIYADVYGSDHCPVGLEIRL; from the coding sequence ATGAAACTGATTTCATGGAATGTCAACGGTCTGCGCGCCTGTGAAGGAAAAGGGTTTTCGGACTTTGTGCGGACACAGCAGCCGGATATCCTGTGTGTGCAGGAGACGAAGCTGCAGCAGGGGCAGATCGAACTGGATCTGCCGGAGTATGAGATGTACTGGAACTATGCGGAGAAGAAGGGGTATTCCGGTACCGCACTGTTTACGAAGATAAAACCGACAACTGTGTCATATGGAATCGGCGTGGCCGAGCATGACCGGGAAGGCCGTGTAATCACTGCGGAATATGAGAATTTTTATATGGTGACTGTCTATACGCCCAATTCACAGAGTGAACTGGCAAGACTGTCCTACCGGATGGAATGGGAGGATGCCTTTTTCGCTTATCTGAAGAGGCTGGAGGAAAAGAAACCGGTTGTTTTCTGCGGCGATCTGAATGTGGCTCATCAGGAGATCGATCTGAAAAATCCCAGGACGAACCGCAGGAACGCCGGATTTACCGATGAGGAAAGAGAAAAGTTCGGTAATCTGCTGGCAGGCGGCTTTATCGATACCTTCCGTTATTTTTATCCGCATCAGGAAAACAGCTATTCCTGGTGGTCTTATCGATTCCGGGCCAGAGAAAAAAATGCCGGATGGCGGATCGATTATTTTCTTGTCTCTGATGTGCTGCGTGACCGGCTGGAGGATGCGCTGATCTATGCGGATGTATATGGTTCCGATCATTGTCCGGTAGGGCTTGAGATTAGATTATAA
- a CDS encoding adenylosuccinate synthase — MVRAVVGANWGDEGKGKITDMLAKEADIIVRFQGGANAGHTIVNNYGKFALHTLPSGVFYGHTTSIIGNGVALNIPVLFEEIRSVTDRNVPEPKILVSDRAQIVMPYHILFDQYEEERLGGRSFGSTKSGIAPFYSDKYAKIGFQVSELFDDTLLEEKVKSVCEMKNILLEHLYHKPLLDPQELLATLRGYREMVAPYVCDVSAYLDQAVREGKNILLEGQLGTLKDPDHGIYPMVTSSSTLAAYGAIGAGIPPYEIRQVITVCKAYSSAVGAGAFVSEIFGEEADELRRRGGDGGEFGATTGRPRRMGWFDCVASRYGCRLQGTTDVAFTVLDVLGYLDEIPVCVGYEINGEVTTEFPVTARLAKAKPVLKSLPGWKTDIRGVQKYEQLPENCRKYIEFIEEQIGYPVTMVSNGPGRDDIIYRDSPLSRR; from the coding sequence ATGGTAAGAGCGGTTGTGGGAGCAAACTGGGGAGACGAAGGAAAAGGTAAGATCACGGATATGCTGGCAAAGGAGGCGGATATTATCGTCCGTTTTCAGGGCGGCGCCAATGCAGGACATACGATCGTAAACAATTATGGAAAATTTGCTCTGCATACATTGCCGTCGGGGGTATTTTACGGACACACGACAAGTATTATCGGAAACGGGGTGGCGCTGAATATTCCGGTATTGTTTGAAGAAATCAGATCGGTCACAGACAGAAATGTACCGGAGCCTAAAATACTCGTATCCGACCGGGCACAGATCGTCATGCCCTATCATATTTTATTTGACCAATACGAGGAGGAACGTCTGGGCGGTCGTTCGTTCGGTTCTACCAAATCGGGAATTGCGCCCTTTTATTCGGATAAATATGCGAAGATCGGGTTCCAGGTCAGCGAACTGTTTGACGACACTCTGTTGGAGGAAAAGGTAAAGAGTGTCTGTGAGATGAAAAATATACTGCTGGAACATTTGTATCATAAGCCTTTGCTTGACCCGCAGGAGCTGCTTGCGACTCTGCGCGGGTACAGAGAGATGGTTGCCCCCTATGTATGCGACGTATCCGCATATCTCGACCAGGCGGTCAGAGAGGGGAAAAATATTCTTCTCGAAGGACAGCTCGGCACATTGAAAGACCCGGATCACGGCATATATCCGATGGTGACGTCTTCCTCCACGCTGGCGGCTTACGGCGCAATCGGCGCAGGGATTCCGCCCTATGAGATCAGGCAGGTCATTACTGTGTGCAAGGCGTACTCCTCGGCGGTAGGCGCGGGCGCTTTTGTTTCCGAGATTTTCGGAGAGGAAGCGGATGAACTGCGCAGACGAGGCGGAGACGGCGGAGAATTCGGGGCGACGACGGGACGGCCGAGACGGATGGGCTGGTTCGACTGTGTTGCCTCCAGGTATGGCTGCCGTCTGCAGGGAACGACCGATGTGGCGTTTACTGTCCTGGATGTGCTTGGCTACCTGGATGAAATTCCGGTATGCGTAGGATATGAGATCAACGGGGAGGTGACGACAGAGTTTCCGGTCACGGCCAGACTGGCAAAGGCGAAACCGGTGCTCAAGTCTCTGCCAGGGTGGAAGACAGACATCCGCGGTGTTCAGAAATACGAACAGCTTCCCGAAAACTGCAGAAAATATATCGAATTTATCGAGGAACAGATCGGTTATCCGGTGACGATGGTCAGCAACGGACCGGGCCGCGACGACATCATTTATCGCGACAGTCCGCTCAGCCGTCGATAA
- a CDS encoding YjjG family noncanonical pyrimidine nucleotidase yields the protein MYTTILWDIDNTLLDFNASEKYAFDTCLENAGLTPSDELLAAYSRINLSFWKMLERGEITRDELLAQRFVRFFDSMGITGVDTDLFKDTYQTLLGSTYYYLDDSLALCQRLHQTHRQYIVTNGVASTQRNKLALSGLDQYFDGCFISEELGCEKPSPAFFDKSFSRIANFRKEDAVIIGDSLTSDMRGGNNAGIACCWYNPHGLPAPADVRLDYIIKNLWAILPIIDG from the coding sequence ATGTATACGACAATACTGTGGGATATTGACAATACGCTTCTGGACTTTAACGCCTCCGAAAAATATGCCTTTGACACATGTCTGGAGAACGCCGGCCTCACTCCCAGCGATGAGCTATTGGCCGCCTACTCCAGGATCAATCTCTCCTTCTGGAAAATGCTGGAACGGGGAGAGATCACGCGGGATGAGCTGCTGGCTCAGCGTTTCGTCCGCTTCTTTGACTCCATGGGCATCACCGGCGTCGATACGGACCTTTTCAAAGATACCTATCAGACGCTGCTTGGCAGCACCTATTATTACCTGGACGACTCGCTCGCTCTCTGTCAGAGACTTCATCAGACACACAGACAGTATATCGTCACCAACGGTGTGGCATCCACACAGAGAAACAAGCTCGCTTTGAGCGGTCTGGACCAGTATTTTGACGGCTGCTTTATCTCTGAGGAACTCGGATGTGAAAAGCCGTCCCCTGCCTTTTTCGATAAAAGTTTCTCCCGGATTGCCAATTTCCGAAAGGAGGACGCTGTCATTATCGGCGACTCTCTCACCAGCGATATGCGCGGCGGTAACAACGCCGGTATCGCCTGCTGCTGGTATAACCCTCACGGCCTGCCTGCACCTGCCGATGTCCGGCTTGACTATATCATCAAAAATCTATGGGCGATCCTGCCCATTATCGACGGCTGA
- a CDS encoding LysR family transcriptional regulator, translated as MRGVDARMNNLEYYKVFYYVAKCGSLTLAAEALSVSQPAVSQSLRQLEQWLGASLFVRSAKGVRLTREGELLHSYVAKGYEQIVQGEKLLQQMMNLELGEIRIGASDMTLEFYLLPYLERFHEQYSGIKVRVTNAPTPETLHYLEEGKIDFGVVSTPFPVDEGLCAHAVREIEDIFVAGRRFMSYKYKTLDLQELETLPIISLSGNTSTRTYMNHYLRENGVELHPEFELATSDMIVQFALRNLGVGSVMKDFARKELESGKLFELRFNKRIPKRQFCVVTRPKNPLSAAAKNLLALLEREEETDD; from the coding sequence ATGCGGGGCGTAGATGCAAGGATGAACAACCTGGAATATTATAAAGTGTTCTATTATGTGGCAAAATGTGGCAGCCTGACACTGGCAGCCGAGGCGCTTTCCGTTTCCCAGCCTGCGGTGAGCCAGAGTCTGCGTCAGCTCGAACAATGGCTGGGGGCCAGTCTTTTTGTGCGCAGCGCGAAAGGCGTCCGGCTGACCCGGGAGGGAGAGCTGCTGCACTCTTATGTGGCCAAGGGCTATGAGCAGATTGTGCAGGGGGAAAAACTGTTGCAGCAGATGATGAATCTGGAGTTGGGAGAGATCAGGATCGGCGCCAGTGATATGACGCTGGAATTTTATCTTCTGCCCTATCTGGAACGGTTTCATGAACAATATTCCGGCATCAAAGTGAGAGTCACCAATGCGCCGACACCGGAAACGCTGCACTATCTGGAGGAAGGAAAGATTGATTTCGGGGTGGTGAGCACACCCTTTCCTGTGGACGAGGGGCTGTGTGCGCACGCGGTGAGAGAGATCGAGGACATTTTTGTGGCGGGGCGGCGGTTTATGTCATACAAATACAAGACGCTTGACTTGCAGGAGCTGGAGACGCTGCCGATCATTTCCCTGAGCGGCAATACGAGTACGAGAACTTATATGAATCACTACCTGCGGGAAAACGGTGTGGAACTGCATCCGGAGTTTGAACTTGCCACGAGCGATATGATCGTGCAGTTTGCACTGAGAAATCTCGGCGTGGGCAGTGTGATGAAAGACTTTGCCAGAAAGGAGCTGGAGTCGGGAAAACTGTTTGAGCTGCGCTTTAACAAAAGAATTCCCAAACGACAGTTCTGTGTCGTCACGAGACCGAAAAATCCGTTGTCGGCGGCGGCAAAAAATTTGCTGGCTTTGCTGGAAAGAGAGGAAGAGACAGATGATTAA